The following DNA comes from Nostoc sp. KVJ3.
GGTACACTTGCGATTCCAGTTTTAATAGCTCTTTTGAGTTATCAGTTTCAACGTAGAGACCAAAAACGGGCTGATAACCAAACTAAGGTTGAAAAAGAACGGACTGAGAACCAAGCGCAGGTTGAAAAAGATATAGCAAATGAAAATTTACGTGATGACACGCTGGAAACTTACATTGACCGTATGTCAGAGCTATTAATTGATAGAGAATTAGCAAATTCTAACAGCGATAACCCTGCACGCGATATGGCAAGAATAAGGACATTAACAGTACTACGAAGATTGAGAGATGATGGTCATCGGAAAGCCATAGTATTACTATTCTTGTATGATGCAGAGCTTTTGCAAAACGAAGGCTCAGTACCCTTTATTAACTTAAAAGATGCCGATTTTAGCAACATTAAACTGATGAAAGCCAACCTTACAGGAGCCAACCTTACAAGAGCCGACCTTGTAGGAGCCGACCTTATAGGAGTCGACCTTACAGGAGCAAACCTTACAGGAGCAAACCTTTTAGGAGCCGATCTTATAGGAGCCGATCTTATAGGAGCCGATCTTACAGGAGCAAACCTTACAGGAGCAAAACTTTTAGGAGCCGACCTTACAGGAGCCGACCTTACAGGAGCCGACCTTATGAATGCCAACCTCATAGGAGCTAAATATACAAACGAGGATATAGAGCAAAATGTTTACAGTCAACTTAACTTAAAATCACCACCTATCACAAAATTTCCCCCTGATTTTGACCCTAAAGTTGCAAATATGAAATTGATAAAGAATGTCAACGATCTGTCCCCTTTTGCCACTTTTAGAAAACAATAATCGAACAGGTGTGGGGGCGGTTGCAAGTTTGGTTATGTTATCGTCTATGGGTAAATGTCGTTATATAAGGTTTAATCGACATCGGGGCGAAAGCTGAACACACAAAGACTTGAGCCCTAAAGCAACTCGCCCCCAAGTGCTTCGGCTTCAAGAAGCGCAGGCATCGCACAGACTAGAAACGGGACTATCACGCCATCCACTCCACCCAATCGGGCGCAAGAGCCACCAGTTGAGCAAACTTATCAGGGTCAATATCCTCAAACTTGAAGATCACGCCCCACCGCTCATCAATCGTCAACGTACTTAGTAATTCTTTAACCCCCTCCACACTGGACTGGAAACGCTTAATCGCCAACTGAGCATAATATTTGACCCGTTCCCACCAAGAATCACTGAGTTCTTCCTCTGTGTCCATACCCCCCCGATTATTATCTCCATCTTCATTAATGGGGGGTGTGGACGGCGGGTTAATCCCATACTGAGACTGCATTCTAGCCGCATAAGCCGCATCTCGTTCAAGTGACTCTTGGCGTTTGCGTTCCTTCTCCTCCCGTTGCCTTTGACGATAATCCAGCACCTTTTGGACAAACTCTACATCCTCAGTATTCAAACGATAATACCGAACACGCTGCCCATCTTCAAGCGGTCGCCGCGACTCAGTGGACAAACCCAGTTGCGAGAGATACTGGCTTAAAATCCACACAGGAGACTCCGATAGCGGAATGGTCAGGTTGAGGATACCTTTAACGTGAGATGCGTTGCGCTTGGAAAACTCAGCCAAAGCCTGAATCATTGCCTCGTCGCCTTTAATCTCAACCCCAGCCATCATAGACATCAGCACTGCCCTGAGTCCCAGCC
Coding sequences within:
- a CDS encoding pentapeptide repeat-containing protein, which gives rise to MENKTKSINWRVLISGTFLVFLITAGAFVIFPVTTNKTNTLKWADWTGFGEDTTKEESTETASDKKTIIKFTNTIKHQSAKTLWDVLGITGTLAIPVLIALLSYQFQRRDQKRADNQTKVEKERTENQAQVEKDIANENLRDDTLETYIDRMSELLIDRELANSNSDNPARDMARIRTLTVLRRLRDDGHRKAIVLLFLYDAELLQNEGSVPFINLKDADFSNIKLMKANLTGANLTRADLVGADLIGVDLTGANLTGANLLGADLIGADLIGADLTGANLTGAKLLGADLTGADLTGADLMNANLIGAKYTNEDIEQNVYSQLNLKSPPITKFPPDFDPKVANMKLIKNVNDLSPFATFRKQ